The bacterium sequence CTAGCGGCCCAAGGCACCGAGCCCAGCCCACCGATGCGATCATCGCGCACCGGCCGGGCGGACAGGAGGTGATATCGAACACCTGACGGGCTGGGGAATTTTCAACCGGCACTACGCGGAGATTTCAACCGGTGTTGACACGCGGGCCGGCGCTGGCGGGGTTCGGGTGCGAGCAGGGTTCGGGGGAGCGCGCGCGTATCAGTACTTCGGCGAGTCGGTGGTCGGGGGGTGGGGTGGTGGCCATCAGGGCGGTGCTCGGGCCGAGTCCGAGTGGATCGCGAAGCCATCGGCCGCCTTCGAGGACCGGCAGTGGCTGACGACCGGATGCTGCACATCCAGGCGGACGAGTGGGCGCGAGACATCGTGATCGTCAGCCTCGGTGGGGAACTCGACCTGAGCAACGTGTCCCTGCTCGCGGAGACGCTCGAAGATATGATTGCCGACAAGGATATCATTATTGATCTCAGCGGGCTGCAGTACATCGACAGCACGGCCATTGCCACCCTCGCCCAGTTTCACAACAGGGCGCCCCGTCTCGGGCGCAGACTGATCCTCGCCCAGCCGTCGTTGTTCGTCCAACGCATCCTGGATTTGACGAGCCTGCGCCACGCGGTCACAGTCTATCCCGACGTCGCCGTCGCGCTCGATGCCCTTCGCGAGCAGGCCGTCGCGCCCGGACCGTTTCTGCGGTCTGAACCGGTGACCGTCGGCGACTTCGTCCGCGACATGGCCGCTGCCGTGCGCGGGATTCATGGGTGGGCGGAGCGGGCGCAGTCCCCCGAACTTCTGGAGGTGCTTGCCGACGCGCTGGTGGAACGACTGTTGCAGCGCGCGGATCGAGTGGGCGCCGTGTTTGCGACCGAAGAGCAGTTCTACGACATGCTCTTCGGAGACAGCGCGCCGGCCGCCCTCGAGGACGCGGACCCGCTTCGCCACGCCGTGGCGTCCGTTCGGTCCCTGTTCAACAACGTGGTCGCGCCCAAGCTGGCGCAACGGCTGGCGGAGAGGGACCATCCCCGGGTGCGTGTGACCAAGCACGTGTGGATCCGCGCGGGACACTGGGACGTCGCCGTAGTACCTCGAGGCGACTGATCTCTACGCCACCCGTTCTCGCCGTTTGTCTGTTTCCCGTTCCCGAACGTCACTGCCGCCGCTGCGGCAATGACTCCGGCGAACCCCATGCGCACGGCGTGCCCTCCTTCAACTGACGGGGCGGAGACCATTCAAGCGGGTGAAGGGGAGAGGTGTCCCATCGGAGCACCCCCCTCGGCAGGGTGGTCGGCGTCGCTACGAATCGCCACCGGGGGGACCGCGTGAGGAAGCACCAATGACAAGGCGACCGGCGAAGCCCTGGCACGCCTGGGGCCTCCTGTGCGTCGCGTTGTTCGTGGCGACCCCGCCGATTCCGAGCGGTGCCGCGGCCAACGGCAACCGGGCGCCGGCATTGCTGCTGATCCTGACCCATGTGGGCGCGGACACGGACAAGGTCGCCGGCAACATCGGCGGTGTAGTTGTGGTGGGAGTGTTCAACACCGTCACGGCGAAGCTGGCCGTTGCGCCGAAGGGAACCAAGCCCCGGGGCAAGTTCCTGAGCGGCAATATGTCCTGCCTCACGGGAAGCTGCGTGATCGACGGTGAGCTTCTCGGGGCGCGGCTTGCGGGGTTTCCGCTGGACGCGAAATTTGCCGCCCCCTTCAAGAACAGTAACGGATACGGGACACTGGTGCGTCTGTCCGGAAGCCTCGAACGGCTCTACAGTGACCATGACGCGTGGGTGTCCGTGGTGACCAAATGGGCAGACAACCATCTTGGAGCCGCCGAGGCCAGGGCTCGGGTTGTGGCGCAGGCAGCGGGACGGGTCGCCGGCGACGAATCGTCCGGCGCAAGTTCTCCCGCGGCGGCCGTGGACTCGCCGAACGGACCCGGCGCACCGGGCGGGGGCACCAACAGCGGCAATAGCGGTGGTGGTGCCGGTGACGCCAATGGATCCGGCAGTAGCGGTGCTCATGGTGGCGGCACGACTGGCGGGACCAGCGGCGGCGGGGCGGGAAGTAGTGGCAACCACGGTGGCGGTGGTGGAGGCGGAGGTCCCCACCGATAGGGATTCTCACGGGAAGCACGCTCCGGAAGTTGCCGTCTTGCGTGGCGTCGATCTGATCCCTGGGGCATACGGATTTGACGGGCACGGTTCTGGGATAAGTCTTGCTTATCGAATGTTTCCTTCGGCAAATCTCAAATATCAGCAAAATATCGCATCTGGTGAATATCTTTACCAGCGCTCCGTTGTGTTTGGTATACTTTGAACAAACTTTTTGTCTAGTTGCCACGCCAAGGGAGGACGATGTGGCTGCGTATTACGTCGTCTGTGTCACCAAACATCCCACTCACAGAGAGCCCTACCGGCAGGTCGCGTGGATCGGCACGAGCGAAGATCCCAACGATGTGTGGGCAACGAGACAGTGGTCGGTTCCGGAAGTCATCGCGGCGATCCGAGGCGGTGATGTGTTCTACTGCATAGTCCGGTTATCATCGACGTCGGTGCGGGTCGTGATCGCGGAGCGGAACGGCACGGAATATATCAAGACAGACGGTGACCATTTGTATCACGATAACCTCCTGACCAAGCGCGAGTGCATCCTGGGGGCGTAGGAGCGCCGCGCTGTTCGGGGAGGCACCGCATACCGGTCATGTCACAGCCTCATCCCGGTGCCTCGGCGGCAGGACCCCGTGAGCGGAGTGCGGAATTTCTTATCTTCACGCTTGTGAGAGCCAGCGCCGGTGTGGGGGATCGGCAGGCGCCGGCGCTGCGACAAGTGATGAGCGCCTGGTGCGCGCGGGGGTGAGGGTGTGCCGCTATTCTTCATCGTGGTTCTGTTGGGCGGGTTGCTGATCTGGTCCATGACAACGCACTGATCCGGATCGGGACGCTGTCCCGCACGTCGTTGTGGTCGCGGCCATCGTCGGTTTTCATGCTTGCGCATCCGACGGTGACGGTTGCTCCATTGCAAGCGCTGAGATAGATGGTGACGCGCCCGCGCCTCAAGGACGAGGCGCCTACTGCCAGTATCCCGCGAACCAGATCCAACCGCTTCCCTGGCGTGTCCAGTAGCCGGGGACCCAGACCGCACGCGGCCACGGCGCGCGGGTCCAGTATCCCGGTACCCAGAGCCAGTTCCCACCCGTCCAGCGCCAGAAGCCTCCGATCCACACGGCGGCGGCAAACGGGGGAACGCCGATGATGTCTACCCGCGTCGCCGGCGGCGGGACGGTGACGATGGTGTACGCCGGACCGCTGCCGGCCCAGTGTCCGTTTACCCAGACCCACCCGCGTCCCGCGCGGGCCCAGTAGCCGGACACCCAACGCGCGCCGGGGTAGGGTACGATCTCCCACCGTCCGGGAATCCACGCCCATCGGCCGACCCACTGCCAGTGCCCGGCCACCCACACGTACGCCGGCCCCGGGACGACCGGGGCCACCTCGTACTGCGGAGCGGGAGGAGGCCCCGGCGCAAGCATCGGGCCGCCGTTGTCGTCCGCGCGCGCCGTTCCAGGCGCGGCGATCATGCCGATGACCGTGGCCAGCAGTACGCTCAGCATCACGAGCCGTTTCGTCATGGCGATGCTCCCCCTGCGGAGCGTCCGTCGGTGCCATCGCGCCGCATGTGCGTGCGGTCGCGGGAATCCGCGTCTCGTGTAGTAGCGCGTCACGGGGGCGTGGAGTTCCCGACGGCAGACTGGACAGGCGTGCGCTCCGCTCCTATCATCAACGTAGCGGACGAGGCTGACGGACGCAGGGGGGCGCGAATGGAGTTCGACGCGACGGCGCAACAACGGCTCACGGCGAATCCGTTGTGGAGGTGGCGTATCGCGAATCGGCGGGACGCACGAGAAGTCGAGGGCATGCTCGGCCTGCCGCCGGGCCGCGTCCAGGCCTGGGAGTTGGGGGTCGCGACCCCTCACCAGGCTGAGCTCCGAAGACTCGCGAGCGTGACCGGCATTGCGGACCTCGAGGCGCAGTGGCGCGCCTGGGCCGTCGGTTAGAATGACCTAGACGGCGTCAACGCACAACGATCATCGTCTTGATCACGCCGTCTCGGTACGCATCCTGGAGGGCGAACGCGTCGGCGGCGCGATCCAGGGGAAACCGGTGTGTGACCAGCGGCGACAGCCGCACCCGCGCGGTGCGCACGAGTTCAATCGCCCGAGGGTAGACCCTGCCCATGCGGCGCTGGAACTTCACCGTCAAGCCCTTGCGCCGGGCAAGAGACGCCTTGAACGTGACGGTGTCGTCCTCGGGGATTCCCGCCAGGACGATCCGTCCACCGACGCGCGCGAGCGCCGCCGCGACCTCGGCGCCTGACGGCGCGTTCGTCGCTTCGAGTACCACGTCGACCCCGCGCCCGTTGGTCCACCCGAGCACGGCGCCGGGTTCCTCGGCGACGCCGTCCACCTCGAGACGGCGGGCCGCGTCGAGCCGGTATCGCAGCGGTTCGACGACGAAGACCCTGCCCGCGCCGGACGCCCTCGCCACCTGCGCGACCATGAGACCGATCGGACCGGCTCCGACGACGGCGACGGAGTCCATCGGCCGGAGGTGAGCTAGGTCGAGCGTGTGGACGGCCACGCCCAGCGGCTCGAGGAGCGCAACGGTCGCGGCGTCGAATTCCGGCGGCACCGGGATAATGGCTTCGCGGGGCGCCGCGTGGTACTCCGCGAGTCCGCCGTTCGTTCCCGGGGTGCCTGCGAAGGCCTGGTCGGGACAAAGGTTCGGATCTCCGCGGAGGCACCACTCGCATCGCCCGCAGGGCCGCGCCGGGTCGACCGCCACCAGGCGTCCGGGCGGCAGCCCCAGGGCCGCGCCGCGATCGTCGGCGATCTCCGCGGAGAACTCGTGCCCGAGCACGAGCGGTGATGCCGGATCGACGAGCGTGCCCCCGTCCTGACGGTAGAAGTGCAGGTCGCTCCCGCAGATGCCGACTTCACGGACGCGCAGCAACAACGCGTCCTCGGTCGGGACTGGATCGGGTACGGTTCCCAGGCGCAGGTCCCTCGCTCCGTGCAGCAGCGCGGCTCTCATGCGATGAACGTTCGCGGTGGTGCGGTCTGGTTCCCGGTGCTCGATCGGGCGTCGGCTCGCACCGACGATCCCGACGAATGCGCCGGCGGGCGGAGCACGCGCAGCAGCATTTGGGTGGAGAAGAACGTCACCGTGGGGATCACGATCACGAGCACCACGATGAGCCAGAACGACGGCCGCCGGAACAATGAGGCGCGCGGTCCCTGCGCCTTCACGGCTTGTGCTGCGGGAGGACGCCCGTCACCATCCAGCGCACCTTGCTGCGCAGGTCGGCGACATCCGGCGCCCAGAAATCGAGCCGCATCCGCGCCAGATCATCGTACAGCACGACCGGTCGTCCATCGATCGATTCGCTCGTGACCTCGTCCGGGGTGAGGGGCTGCACGCGTCGCATCCATCCCAGGATCTCGGAGGTCGTCAGGTCGGTCTCCACGTCGGCGTGCGCGGCCTCGATGATCGCGGGGAGATGGATGATCACCGACGGTTTGTGGACCTGGATGAGGGCGGCCTGAATGAAGTGCTGCTGGCGGCGGATGCGCCCGATGTCGCCCTCCGCGTCGTGCCGGAAGCGCAGGTACTGTTCGGCGTGCGCGCCGTCGAGGATCTGGTAGCCCGGCTGCAGGTTGATGAACAGTCCTTGCTCGTGATCGGCGTACACCATGCGTTTCTCCACCGTGATCGGGACGCCGCCGATCAGGTCCACGACGTGGCGCATCGCCGGCAGGCTGAACACGAAGTAATGGGCGATCGGCACATTGAGCAGCCGTACGACCGCGGCGCGCGCGCGCCCGATCCCCCCGGTCGCGTATGCATGAACGATCTTCGTGGTGCCGATGCCCGGAATCGAGATGTCGATGTCGCGCGGCACGCCAAGGATCCTGACGCGGTGGTGGGTGTCGTCCCACTGCACGACCTCGATCGTGTCGGTGCGCTGTTTGTCCTGCGTCAGTCCGACGACGAGAAATCGCACATCGCCGCGCGGTACCGGAGCGGGCGCCGGTCCCGCCTCGTTGGGAGTGCGCGGCGCGGGCGGTCCGGCGTGGAACGGCAGGACAACGAGCGACAGCAGAACGATGACGATGACGCCTCGGACGAGGCGGTGGATGATGTTGTGCACGCGCACGTGCGGCACGGCTCCTGATTGTCGGATGACCGGCGCGCGTTCATTCCGCGAACGTCCGCCTCGGCGCCAGGTACAGCCCAGTTCGCGCTGCCCAAAGGCGTTTCCTTGGCGAGCAGGAGCGGTCCCGAGAGGTCTGGAACACCCCTAACACCCCGCTGGTCATCACGCCGTGAAAGATGAGGTGCGCAGTATGACGGTCTCTGTCATCGGGCGGTCGGTCCGCCGGGTGGATGGTGAGGAAAAGATCACCGGCCGTGCGAGGTTCGCCGCCGACGTCGATCTGCGGGGGGTGCTGCAGGGGCGCATCCTGCTCAGTCCGTACGCTCACGCCCGGATCCGGCGGATTCCCAAGGACGGCGCCCGGGCCGTGCCCGGCGTGGTCGCCGTGTTCACCGCAGACGATCTCCCCGCGGGCGATCCGGCGCCTTCATCGAGGGCGCGGTGCCTGCTGGCGCGCGGCGAGGTGCGATATGCGGGCGAGCCGGTCGCGGTCGTCGTGGCCGAGACGGAAGCGGCCGCGCAGGATGGATTGGAGCGGTTGGCCGCGTCGGTCGAGTACGATGCCCTTCCCGCGCTGGTGGATCCGGTCGCGGCGGCGTCGCCCGACGCGCCGCTCGTCCAGCCCGATCTGGCCGGCAAGAGTTCAGAGGCGCTGTTGCACGCCGCGCTGAAGACCGAGGATGAGGGGGCGCAGGCGCCGAGCAACGTCGCGAGTCGCGTGCGCTTCTCGCGGGGCGATGTGGAGCGCGGGTTCCGGGATGCGGCCGCAGTCGTGAGCCGCCGGTTCCGCACCTCCGTTGTCCACCAAGCCTACATCGAACCGCACGCGAGCGTGGCGGAGTACGACGCGTACGGCCGGCGACTCACGGTGTGGACGGCCACGCAGGGTCTGTTCTACGCGCGGGAAAACATCGCCGCGGTCCTGGGTCTCCCCGAGCCCTCCGTCCGTGTCGTGCCGATGGCGGTCGGCGGCGGGTTCGGGGCGAAGATCGTGCTGCTCGAGCCCCTGGCCGGCGCTCTGGCGATGGTGTTGGGGCGCCCGGTCCGGCTGACGCTGACCCGCATGGACGAGTTTCGGACCGGAACGCCGGCGCCGCAGTCGGTGCTGGACGTGAAACTCGGCGCCCGCCGCGACGGGACCTTGACCGCGCTGCAGGCGCGGTTGTTGTTCGATGCCGGGGCGTTTCCCGGGGCGCCTGTCAACATCGCGGCGCTGCTGCTGAGTGGGTCGTACCGCATCGAGCACTTGGACGTCCAGGGCCAGGAGGTCTTGACGCACAAGGCCCCGGTCGGCGCCTACCGCGCCCCGGGCGCGCCGCAGGCAACGTTCGCAATCGAGTCGGTGATGGACGACCTGGCGCGCGCGATCGGTCACGATTCGTTCGAGCTTCGTCTGCGAAACGCGTCGCAGACGGGGGATCCGATGCCGACGGGCGAACCCTGGCCGCGCATTGGGCTGCGTGAGGTGCTAGAGGCATTGCGGGAGGACCCCCTGGTTCGGTCACGCCGCCCAGCCGAACATGAGGGGGTGGGCGTCGCGCTCGGCGGCTGGCTCGGCGGCATCGAACCGGCCAGCGCGTGCGTGCGCATGAACGCCGACGGCAGCGTGCAGGTGCTGGTCGGGTCGGTCGACATCAGCGGGACGTCGACGGCGTTGTCGCAGATCACAGCAGAGGCGATGGGGATTCCGGTGGAGCAGGTGCGGATCGTGAGCGCGGACAGCGACGGCGCGCCCGCAGCCGGCATGGCCGGGGGGAGCAAGATCATCTATACGGTCGGCGCCGCGGTCCAAGGTGCGGCCGACGACGCGCGCCGCCAACTCGTCCGGCTCGCCGCCTCGCGCCTTGAGGCGGCCGAGGCGGATGTGGAGATCGTGGACGGAAAAGCCCGCGTGCGGGGCACGCCGTCGCGCGCGATCGCGGTGGCAGACCTCGCGAAGATGACCACCGGATTCGGGGCGTCGCATCCTCCGGTGTTCGGCGTGGCGTCGCAAGCGATCACCCACCGCGCGCCCGCGTTCGGCGCCCACGCTGCGCGGGTGCGTGTGGATCCGGAGTCCGGGCGCGTGCGCGTCTTGGAGTACGCGGTTGCGCAGGACGTGGGGCGCGCCATCAATCCGGCGGCCGTGCGCGCACAGATCCACGGCGGGGTCGCGCAGGGGATCGGGTGGGCGCTGTTGGAGGAGATGACCTACGACGACGCGGGCACGTTGTCGACGGGCAGCTTCCTCGACTACGCCGTGCCGCGGGCCGGGGACGTGCCCGTGATACGGGACGCGCTTGTCGAGGTCCCGTCGGAGCACGGGCCCTACGGTGCGAAGGGCGTGGGTGAACCTCCGGTCGTGCCGGTCGCCGCCGCGATCGGCAACGCCATCGCGGATGCGATGGGGGCGCGCGTCGACCGGCTGCCCATGACCCCCGAGGTGGTGGTGGGGGCGTTGGCAGCCCGGGGAGAGCGGTGACCGGTCCGGCGGTGCACCTCGCCGTCGTCGGTGCGGGCCCGGCCGGGCTCGCGGCGGCCGGCGATGCGGCGGCGGCTGGAGCACGCGTGTTGTTGGTCGAGGAGCGTCCGGCGCTCGGCGGCCGCGCCATGATCGTACCGGGCGCCCGCGGGCTTACGGAAGGGCTCATGCGAGAGCTCGGCGGGACCGAGGTGTGGAGAAACAGCCCGGTGTGGGACCTCTGCCATCGCACGCTGTGGGTACTCCGCGGCGACCGCATCGCATCGGTTGCCGCCGGCGCGATCATCGTGGCCACCGGTGCGCGGGAGGCGGTGCTTCCCTTCCCCGGGTGGACGCTTGGAGGCGTGATGTCGCTCGAAGCCGCATGGGAGGCTGTGCGGTCCGGACGGGTCGGGGCCAACACCGGGCCGGCCGTCGTGACGGGGGGCGCCGACGGTGCGATCCTCGCGAACCGGCTGCACGAGCGCGGCGTGCCGGTAGTCTTGATCGCGCCCGAGCGGCCGCCGGGGCTGACCGTCGCCGGGTACGCGCCGGGGGTCGTGGTCGTGGCCTATGGCGCCGACGCGCTCGAGGAGATCGAAACCGCCGATGGCACCCGCCATGCCTGCTCGATGCTGTGCGTCGAGTCGCCCCGATTTCCGGTGATCGACTTGGCGCGGCGCGCGGCGTGCCCGTGCGTCCACCAGCCGCTACTCGGCGGTTTCGTTCCCCGATATGATCCGTTGATGATGCTGCACGGTCCCACCCCGCTCGTGTTCGTCGCGGGGGACGCGTCGGGACTGGACGCGCCCCGCGCGGCAGCGGAGTCGGGCCGGCTCGCTGCGCGGGCGGCCCTTCATGCGCTCGGCATGCTCCCCGACGCGGACGAGCGAATCGCGGACGCCCGCCAGCGGTTGCGCGCGGCGTCGATCCCGCTCCACGCCAGGGCGCGCGAGGCGTTGATGACCGGTGCCGTTCCCGACGAAGTCGTGGAACCGTGGGACGGCGGCGCCGAGACGGTCGTGTGTCCGTGCGAGTCGGTGACCGTCGGCGACCTGCGCGCCGTTCTTGACGAGGGGGCGCGGACACCCGAGGACGTCCGCAGCATGACCGGGTGCGGCGCCGGTGCGTGCGCGGGGCGGCGCTGCGAGGCGGCGGTGCTGCGTTGGTTGAGCGGTGCGCTGGACATCCCCATCGGCCGCCTCGCGCCTGCGCCGGTTCACGCGCCGGTGCGCCCGGTGCCGGTGGCCGCGCTCGCCTCGCTGGTCGCCTCCGTTTCGGATGGCTGATCGTCCGCGCGGGCACGAGGTCGCGGTGCTCGGCGGCGGAGCGTTGGGCTGTGCCATCGCGTACATGCTCGCCCGGAGGAAGTTGGCGCCGCTCGTCGTGGATTACGCCGGGCCCGGCAGGGAGTTCCCTGCTCCTGTCGCGGTGAGCGTGTGGGATCATGCCGAACCCGCCGAAACCGGCGCCTTCGGGCTCGAGAGCGCCGGTCACTTCCCGCACCTGCAAGACCAGATCGGCCCGATCGGGTACCTGCGGACCGGAGGAATGGTTCCAGCGGGTACGCTCGAAGAGGCGGCGGCGGGTGAAGCACTGGCGCGAACTCAGGCGTCGGCGGGGCTTCCGGTCCGCTGGCTGTCGCGCGAGGAGGCCTTGCAGCGCGAGCCCGCGCTCGCCCCCGACGTGTGCGGTGCGACCTACTCGCCCCACGACGGTGTTGTGAATCCGCTCCTGCTCACTCGCCGCCTGTCGGCCGCGGCGCGTCGCTTGGGCGCGACATTCCTGTACCATGCCGGCCACGTCGTCGTCAGCGCCCAGGCCCGGTGGGTTTCCATGCGCGGCGCCCGTGAGCACGTGGAGGCGCGGCGGGTGATCGTGGCGTCGGGAGAGTGGCTCGCCGAACTCGACAGGCAGCTCGGTCTCGGGTTGCCGGCGCGGGCCACCGGCGGGTATGTGATCACCACGGAGGCGCTGCCCCCGTTGGTGCGTCACCGTCTCCCGGGTGTGCGTCAGCAGTCGCGCGGCGAGGTGATTCTGGATCAGGCCGGCGGTGAGGCGGTCGACTGCACGGCGGCGACACGCGCGATGCGCGAGGCCGCAATGGCGGCCACGAAACTCGTCCCTGCGCTGCGGGACGTCCGAGTCCTGCATGCGTGGCCGTGGCGAGCGACGCTGCCGGCGGACACCCTCCCGCTACTCGGCAAGGTCGAGGAGGGCATCTTCGTGGCGGTTCCACACGCGCCGGGAGTTACACTCGTACCCCTGCTGGCCCAGGCCGCCGCGGCGATCGCCGTCGATGGGCGGGTCCCCGAAGGCTTGCAGCGATGGGAGCCGCGCCGCGCCCGTCCTGCCGCCGTGGTCGGCGGAGCGTTGCCCAGGAAGGATTCGCCGAAGGATCCATAGTATTAGGGGGGTACTTTGATGCGGGCAACCGGCCCCAGGGGAGGAAGGAACAGAGTATGCCGAAGGGCACCGTGAAGTGGTTCAACCGGGAGAAAGGCTATGGTTTCATTACCCCGGAGGAAGGCAAAGATGTGTTCGTTCATTACACCGGGATTGCGGGCGAAGGGTTTCGTAACCTCGAGGAAGGCCAGATCGTAGAGTTCGAGATTACCCAGGGCCAGAAGGGTCCGCAGGCCCAGAACGTGAGGGTGGTTGGCTAAGACAAACTCGGCAGATCCAACACGACAGATTCAGAGGGGCGTCAGGCTCGTCCCGCTTGGCGCCCTTTCAATTGAGGAGCACCTACTTCTGAGGAGCACCTACTTCTAATAGCGCCCACCTCCGTTCCCACGACGGTCCCCGAATCCACCCAAGCGTAGAAGCCTTCCTGTTGAGTCCTAGGAAGGCGAAGTCAACCACCTGTCGGACGGGTGCCGGCCAAGACAGCTGTTCGCTTGGCTGTCGGGGTCCACTATTGGCTCCAGATTCCTCCCTCGCAGTTGCATTGATGGCTCCCGCGGCGCAGACTGCCGAATTTTAGTGAGCGGTGGTTCATCTAGCCAGAATCGCAGTGGTTTTTGGGCATTTCTCTCGCAGTCTCGCCCAGAAGTGTTGCGCAGGGTCTAGGGTCATGCTAGATTAGTTCGAGGGGAGGGGAGAAATGGCGCGCAGGTCCGCAAGAGCGAAACCGCGGCGGATCACGTCCGGACAACGGACCAAATCCCGGGCCACGGCCGCGAAATCGCCGCCGAAGCGGAAGCCCGGGCTGGGGCCAGGTCGCGCTGGGCGTGCGCGCGTCAGGGTGGTGCGTTCGAGACCGACCCGCGCCAAACGTCCCGCGCGTCCGCTTCCGCCTCCCGACCCGATTAGTGAACGCACGTTCACGACCAGTCTTGACCGAAGCCTCCGTGACTATCGGATGTTGTGGGAGGCGCTTGCAAAGCGGTGAAATACCTCACGTCGGACCAGCTCAAGACCGTGAACCAGCGCATGATTCGTGCGACGGGTGGCCTATACCTCGCTGGCGAGCAGAACGTGGTCTACCCACCGAGTCTCGAGTCGCTGGTGAGTTTCGTTCAGACGCGCATCGCGCTGCGACCTCAACCGACCGTGTGGGAAATGGCCGCGTTCTATCTCGACCGATTGGTGCGGGACCAGGTCTTCCATGATGGCAACAAGCGCACGGCGCTCGAGGCCACGCGGCTGTTCCTCGAGAGTTCGGGATACCGGCTGGCACTGCATCCTCCCTCAGACGTCGTTGAGTTCATTACCGGGGTGGCGCGTGGCGGGATGACGCGCGACGGCATCGCTGCGTGGATTCGCGCCCACTCCAAGCGCAGGATGAACGGGAAAAAGTAGCACCGGACGCGCCGAGCCCTGAGCGGTTCCTCGCCGAGGCCACGGGCCTCGGCGAAGTTGTTTTCCATAGTTTCCTTGGCTTGACACGCGCGGCTTCGGGAGCGATGATAGCTCTAGTTATGAAAGGAGGTGATGCGGATGGATGATAGTAGACGCTCCACGCCGTACCGTCCGACCTGCCGCCAGTATCCGCGGATTGAGGTGATGGCCGGGTAGCACAACACGAGTGCCGGCCACCGTCGGTTCGCGGCTCAGCTGGCCGACGACGGTGCGGCGGGAGGTTCCGCGGTCACGGTGCTCCCTCGTGCTCGCAGGTCCCAGGGGGCGCCGCGCACGTCGCACGACAGAACGTTTCGACAGACGAACGGCGAAGGCCCCGCCCGATCCAGGGCGGGGCCTTCGTGCGTGTCACCGACGATCGTCGCGCCCCGGGTCAGGGTGTCGCGACGGCGTCCCACAGGTGATCGCTGTCCAAGTACACGAGGTCGAACAGCATCGTGCCTCGTGTGATGCGGCTCGACATCCGCATCGCGGCGGTGAGCCGCCCGGGATCGTCGGCATACAGGGGTGCCAAGAGCGCACCCACGACCGGGGTGTCCCCGTGCACGACGGAGAGCCCGAGCATCGCGGATCCCTGCACGCTGGTCTCGGCGTGGTCGTGCTGCCGGTAGGCGTCCCAGATCGTCACCGGCCGATAGTACAGTCCGATCATCAAGTAGTCGAGCAGCGGCGCCAAGCCCGCCCGCACCCACGCGTCCCCGATCCAGT is a genomic window containing:
- a CDS encoding STAS domain-containing protein, with product MADDRMLHIQADEWARDIVIVSLGGELDLSNVSLLAETLEDMIADKDIIIDLSGLQYIDSTAIATLAQFHNRAPRLGRRLILAQPSLFVQRILDLTSLRHAVTVYPDVAVALDALREQAVAPGPFLRSEPVTVGDFVRDMAAAVRGIHGWAERAQSPELLEVLADALVERLLQRADRVGAVFATEEQFYDMLFGDSAPAALEDADPLRHAVASVRSLFNNVVAPKLAQRLAERDHPRVRVTKHVWIRAGHWDVAVVPRGD
- a CDS encoding DUF3892 domain-containing protein; this encodes MAAYYVVCVTKHPTHREPYRQVAWIGTSEDPNDVWATRQWSVPEVIAAIRGGDVFYCIVRLSSTSVRVVIAERNGTEYIKTDGDHLYHDNLLTKRECILGA
- a CDS encoding helix-turn-helix transcriptional regulator, with protein sequence MEFDATAQQRLTANPLWRWRIANRRDAREVEGMLGLPPGRVQAWELGVATPHQAELRRLASVTGIADLEAQWRAWAVG
- a CDS encoding alcohol dehydrogenase catalytic domain-containing protein gives rise to the protein MRAALLHGARDLRLGTVPDPVPTEDALLLRVREVGICGSDLHFYRQDGGTLVDPASPLVLGHEFSAEIADDRGAALGLPPGRLVAVDPARPCGRCEWCLRGDPNLCPDQAFAGTPGTNGGLAEYHAAPREAIIPVPPEFDAATVALLEPLGVAVHTLDLAHLRPMDSVAVVGAGPIGLMVAQVARASGAGRVFVVEPLRYRLDAARRLEVDGVAEEPGAVLGWTNGRGVDVVLEATNAPSGAEVAAALARVGGRIVLAGIPEDDTVTFKASLARRKGLTVKFQRRMGRVYPRAIELVRTARVRLSPLVTHRFPLDRAADAFALQDAYRDGVIKTMIVVR
- a CDS encoding LCP family protein translates to MRVHNIIHRLVRGVIVIVLLSLVVLPFHAGPPAPRTPNEAGPAPAPVPRGDVRFLVVGLTQDKQRTDTIEVVQWDDTHHRVRILGVPRDIDISIPGIGTTKIVHAYATGGIGRARAAVVRLLNVPIAHYFVFSLPAMRHVVDLIGGVPITVEKRMVYADHEQGLFINLQPGYQILDGAHAEQYLRFRHDAEGDIGRIRRQQHFIQAALIQVHKPSVIIHLPAIIEAAHADVETDLTTSEILGWMRRVQPLTPDEVTSESIDGRPVVLYDDLARMRLDFWAPDVADLRSKVRWMVTGVLPQHKP
- a CDS encoding xanthine dehydrogenase family protein molybdopterin-binding subunit, which codes for MTVSVIGRSVRRVDGEEKITGRARFAADVDLRGVLQGRILLSPYAHARIRRIPKDGARAVPGVVAVFTADDLPAGDPAPSSRARCLLARGEVRYAGEPVAVVVAETEAAAQDGLERLAASVEYDALPALVDPVAAASPDAPLVQPDLAGKSSEALLHAALKTEDEGAQAPSNVASRVRFSRGDVERGFRDAAAVVSRRFRTSVVHQAYIEPHASVAEYDAYGRRLTVWTATQGLFYARENIAAVLGLPEPSVRVVPMAVGGGFGAKIVLLEPLAGALAMVLGRPVRLTLTRMDEFRTGTPAPQSVLDVKLGARRDGTLTALQARLLFDAGAFPGAPVNIAALLLSGSYRIEHLDVQGQEVLTHKAPVGAYRAPGAPQATFAIESVMDDLARAIGHDSFELRLRNASQTGDPMPTGEPWPRIGLREVLEALREDPLVRSRRPAEHEGVGVALGGWLGGIEPASACVRMNADGSVQVLVGSVDISGTSTALSQITAEAMGIPVEQVRIVSADSDGAPAAGMAGGSKIIYTVGAAVQGAADDARRQLVRLAASRLEAAEADVEIVDGKARVRGTPSRAIAVADLAKMTTGFGASHPPVFGVASQAITHRAPAFGAHAARVRVDPESGRVRVLEYAVAQDVGRAINPAAVRAQIHGGVAQGIGWALLEEMTYDDAGTLSTGSFLDYAVPRAGDVPVIRDALVEVPSEHGPYGAKGVGEPPVVPVAAAIGNAIADAMGARVDRLPMTPEVVVGALAARGER
- a CDS encoding NAD(P)-binding protein; the protein is MTGPAVHLAVVGAGPAGLAAAGDAAAAGARVLLVEERPALGGRAMIVPGARGLTEGLMRELGGTEVWRNSPVWDLCHRTLWVLRGDRIASVAAGAIIVATGAREAVLPFPGWTLGGVMSLEAAWEAVRSGRVGANTGPAVVTGGADGAILANRLHERGVPVVLIAPERPPGLTVAGYAPGVVVVAYGADALEEIETADGTRHACSMLCVESPRFPVIDLARRAACPCVHQPLLGGFVPRYDPLMMLHGPTPLVFVAGDASGLDAPRAAAESGRLAARAALHALGMLPDADERIADARQRLRAASIPLHARAREALMTGAVPDEVVEPWDGGAETVVCPCESVTVGDLRAVLDEGARTPEDVRSMTGCGAGACAGRRCEAAVLRWLSGALDIPIGRLAPAPVHAPVRPVPVAALASLVASVSDG